Proteins encoded by one window of Desulfovibrio ferrophilus:
- a CDS encoding Mrp/NBP35 family ATP-binding protein yields MSSCGSCSSTSCSSAGGEAPKGKSAKTLMQDELISSTLEKIKYKLFIMSGKGGVGKSSVTVNTAAALAKLGFKVGIMDVDIHGPSVPRLLNITGGGLDSDRGNLLKPRAYSENLSVVSMDSLLKDTDQAVLWRGPMKSSAIRQFISDVNWGELDFLLIDSPPGTGDEHMTVLKTIPDALCVVVTTPQEISLADVRKAINFLQYAKANILGVVENMSGLVCPHCHEEIALFKKGGGHALAEKYGLPFLGEIPLDPATVVAADIGKPVVDLEEDTPAKVAMLKLADSIANAAQNSLEVVSSAHV; encoded by the coding sequence ATGAGTTCCTGCGGTTCCTGCTCATCCACGTCCTGTTCATCTGCTGGTGGCGAGGCCCCCAAGGGCAAAAGCGCCAAGACGCTGATGCAGGATGAATTGATTTCCAGCACGCTGGAGAAGATCAAGTACAAGCTGTTCATCATGAGTGGCAAGGGCGGCGTCGGCAAAAGTTCCGTCACCGTCAATACCGCAGCCGCGCTGGCCAAGCTTGGCTTCAAGGTTGGCATCATGGATGTGGATATTCATGGTCCCAGCGTTCCTCGTCTACTGAACATCACCGGTGGCGGTCTGGACTCCGACCGGGGTAATCTTTTGAAACCTCGGGCTTACAGCGAAAATCTTTCCGTGGTTTCCATGGATTCATTGCTCAAGGACACCGATCAGGCTGTGCTTTGGCGTGGCCCCATGAAGTCCTCTGCCATTCGACAGTTTATCTCCGACGTGAATTGGGGGGAGCTGGACTTCCTGTTGATTGACTCTCCTCCCGGAACGGGCGATGAACATATGACGGTACTTAAGACGATTCCTGATGCGCTGTGCGTCGTGGTGACCACGCCTCAGGAAATTTCTCTGGCGGATGTGCGCAAGGCCATTAATTTCCTTCAGTATGCCAAGGCCAATATCCTCGGTGTGGTGGAAAACATGAGTGGCCTGGTCTGTCCGCATTGCCATGAGGAGATTGCGCTATTCAAGAAGGGTGGCGGTCATGCCCTGGCTGAGAAGTACGGTCTGCCGTTCCTGGGTGAGATTCCGCTGGACCCGGCCACGGTGGTTGCCGCGGATATCGGTAAGCCCGTTGTGGATCTTGAGGAAGACACTCCGGCCAAGGTGGCAATGCTCAAATTGGCAGATTCCATTGCCAATGCCGCTCAGAATAGTCTGGAGGTTGTGTCTTCCGCTCACGTGTAA
- a CDS encoding DUF368 domain-containing protein: MKLTYRQAWMNGPGPRTWPQALMLAAKGFCMGGADIIPGVSGGTIAFITGIYEDLLRAVRSVNLQAIQAMLRLDFAAVINHVHLRFLLPLLFGVGTALVGLAGLMHWLLTEYPVPIWSLFLGLIGASILVVGRKVERWTPGAWGAFGAGALAAWFIIGLIPVTTPESWWFIFLCGMIAICAMILPGISGSFLLLILGKYAYITGALRNPFGDANLAILAVFACGCIVGLAGFSRLLSWLLGRYHGLTVAMLTGFMLGAMRKVWPWKETLESVVIRGKLHVLSERNVLPPTLDSEVLVALGLMLVGAIVVLGLERLTRGPQQR; this comes from the coding sequence ATGAAATTGACCTATCGCCAGGCCTGGATGAACGGCCCCGGCCCAAGAACATGGCCCCAGGCCCTGATGCTGGCCGCCAAAGGGTTTTGCATGGGAGGAGCGGACATCATCCCCGGCGTATCGGGTGGAACCATTGCCTTTATCACAGGTATTTATGAAGATTTATTGCGCGCAGTGCGTTCCGTAAATCTGCAGGCGATCCAGGCTATGCTGCGCTTGGACTTTGCAGCTGTCATCAATCATGTTCATCTGCGTTTTTTGCTTCCTCTGCTCTTTGGGGTAGGTACGGCTCTGGTGGGGCTGGCCGGGCTGATGCATTGGCTGCTCACGGAATATCCTGTTCCCATCTGGTCGTTGTTTTTGGGGCTCATCGGTGCTTCGATCCTTGTGGTTGGGCGCAAGGTGGAGCGCTGGACTCCCGGGGCCTGGGGCGCTTTTGGTGCGGGAGCCCTTGCCGCCTGGTTTATTATCGGCTTGATTCCCGTGACCACTCCAGAATCATGGTGGTTCATCTTCTTATGTGGAATGATTGCAATTTGCGCGATGATTTTGCCTGGTATCAGCGGCTCATTCCTGCTGTTGATCCTTGGCAAATACGCCTACATCACAGGCGCGTTGCGTAATCCATTTGGTGATGCGAATTTGGCGATTCTCGCTGTTTTTGCCTGCGGCTGCATTGTTGGGCTGGCAGGTTTTTCCCGGCTGCTTTCCTGGCTTCTTGGGAGATATCACGGATTGACCGTAGCCATGCTGACGGGGTTCATGCTTGGCGCGATGCGCAAGGTCTGGCCTTGGAAGGAGACCCTGGAATCCGTTGTGATCCGGGGGAAATTGCATGTGTTGTCCGAACGCAACGTGCTGCCACCGACACTGGATTCCGAGGTCCTTGTCGCACTGGGCCTGATGCTTGTCGGGGCTATTGTTGTGCTTGGTCTTGAGCGGTTGACCCGAGGGCCACAGCAGCGTTAG
- a CDS encoding protein-L-isoaspartate(D-aspartate) O-methyltransferase — MVRDQIQGRGIHDPAVLAAMLKIPRHEFVDEALHAQAYADNPVPIGHGQTISQPYIVALMSQTLEVQPGMRVLEIGTGSGYQAAVLAEMGAKVYTVERIKELHLAARKRMTRLRYLNALCKLDDGTLGWPGQAPFDRIIVTAGGPSVPEPLVDQLGDPGMLLIPVGPSRRAQELIMVRKEDGKIVQENKGAVVFVDLVGRHGY, encoded by the coding sequence ATGGTCCGCGATCAGATTCAGGGCCGTGGAATACATGATCCGGCTGTACTCGCCGCCATGTTGAAGATTCCTCGTCATGAATTTGTGGATGAGGCTCTGCATGCCCAGGCCTATGCCGATAATCCTGTTCCCATTGGTCATGGTCAGACAATCTCCCAGCCCTATATTGTCGCTCTGATGAGTCAGACCCTTGAGGTTCAGCCCGGTATGCGGGTTTTGGAAATTGGTACCGGTTCGGGATATCAGGCCGCAGTGCTGGCCGAGATGGGTGCCAAGGTCTACACTGTGGAACGCATCAAGGAGTTGCATCTCGCAGCACGAAAACGCATGACACGCCTGCGCTATCTCAATGCCTTGTGCAAGCTCGACGATGGGACTTTGGGCTGGCCCGGTCAGGCTCCTTTTGACAGAATTATTGTTACAGCTGGAGGGCCTTCCGTGCCCGAACCCCTGGTTGATCAGTTGGGCGACCCCGGGATGCTGCTGATCCCTGTCGGTCCGTCGCGTCGTGCGCAGGAGTTGATTATGGTGCGTAAGGAAGATGGCAAGATCGTGCAGGAAAACAAGGGCGCTGTGGTCTTCGTCGATTTGGTGGGCAGACATGGGTACTAG
- a CDS encoding CBS domain-containing protein yields MLKVADLMTQEVFTLRQSDTLKTARSMMSLARIRHIPIVGERLEFQGLLTHRDILTATLSQFAEVDRPTRDEIDSGIPIVEIMRTDVTTISPDLPLQEAAQILLNHKYGCLPVVKEGLLEGIITEADFLKLTIRLMEALEGNLPE; encoded by the coding sequence ATGCTCAAGGTCGCCGATTTGATGACGCAGGAAGTCTTCACCCTTCGCCAGTCTGACACGCTGAAAACAGCCAGATCCATGATGTCTCTGGCTCGTATCCGCCACATCCCCATTGTTGGAGAACGACTCGAATTCCAGGGGTTGCTCACGCACCGTGACATCCTGACCGCAACCTTATCCCAATTCGCTGAAGTGGACCGCCCCACGCGAGATGAAATCGATTCCGGCATTCCCATTGTGGAAATCATGCGGACCGATGTTACGACCATCTCTCCCGACCTGCCATTACAAGAAGCCGCCCAGATTCTGTTGAATCACAAATACGGCTGCCTGCCCGTGGTCAAAGAAGGCCTGCTGGAAGGCATCATCACTGAAGCGGACTTCTTGAAACTCACCATCCGCCTCATGGAGGCCCTTGAAGGCAATCTTCCCGAATAG